The Methanocaldococcus jannaschii DSM 2661 genome has a segment encoding these proteins:
- a CDS encoding radical SAM protein, with translation MNSKIEIIKIKAKKPINPTKIPGAKYVINQYIGCQYACKYCYARFMCKWYNYGKWGSWVVVKENLPDLIKNKHIKGKIYMSSVSDAYRPIEKDFKLTRNILKNIDKRAELSILTKSDLVLRDMDLFKKFSSIEVGLTINNFEGNLKKDIEPFSPSNEKRIDALKTLYENGIKNYAFISPIIPDLIDVEYIIGETKPFTNFYYFEFLNLKASREFKHYLEQNYPESYEIISNKTAFKRYIDEVINTIKKKDIAIKGICVH, from the coding sequence ATGAATAGTAAAATAGAAATAATAAAAATTAAAGCTAAAAAACCTATTAACCCAACAAAGATACCCGGAGCAAAGTATGTTATAAATCAATATATTGGATGCCAATATGCATGTAAATACTGCTATGCAAGATTTATGTGTAAATGGTATAATTATGGAAAATGGGGCAGTTGGGTTGTTGTTAAAGAAAATCTACCAGATTTAATTAAAAACAAACACATCAAAGGAAAAATATATATGAGTAGTGTTTCAGATGCCTATCGACCGATAGAAAAAGATTTTAAACTAACAAGGAATATCTTAAAAAATATTGATAAGAGGGCTGAGCTATCTATACTAACAAAATCAGATTTGGTTTTGAGAGATATGGATTTATTTAAAAAGTTCAGCAGTATAGAGGTTGGCTTAACCATTAACAACTTTGAAGGAAATCTTAAAAAAGATATTGAGCCGTTCTCTCCAAGCAATGAGAAGAGAATAGATGCCTTAAAAACACTCTATGAAAACGGCATTAAAAACTATGCCTTTATATCTCCAATAATCCCAGATTTGATTGATGTTGAATATATAATAGGTGAGACAAAGCCCTTTACCAACTTTTATTACTTTGAATTTTTGAATTTAAAGGCAAGCAGAGAGTTTAAACACTACTTAGAGCAAAACTATCCAGAGAGTTATGAAATAATTAGCAATAAAACAGCATTTAAAAGATACATAGATGAGGTAATAAATACCATAAAGAAGAAAGATATAGCTATTAAAGGCATTTGTGTGCATTAA
- a CDS encoding 50S ribosomal protein L39e, producing MGSNKPLGKKVRLAKALKQNRRVPLFVIVKTRGRVRFHPKMRYWRRKKLKA from the coding sequence ATGGGAAGCAACAAGCCATTAGGAAAGAAGGTAAGATTGGCTAAAGCATTAAAGCAGAATAGAAGAGTTCCATTGTTTGTCATTGTTAAAACAAGAGGGAGAGTTAGATTCCACCCAAAAATGAGATACTGGAGAAGGAAGAAATTGAAGGCTTAA
- a CDS encoding intein-containing RctB family protein has translation MKDVLKRVSDVVWELPKDYKDCMRVPGRIYLNEILLDELEPEVLEQIANVACLPGIYKYSIAMPDVHYGYGFAIGGVAAFDQREGVISPGGVGFDINCLTSNSKILTDDGYYIKLEKLKEKLDLHIKIYNTEEGEKSSNILFVSERYADEKIIRIKTESGRVLEGSKDHPVLTLNGYVPMGMLKEGDDVIVYPYEGVEYEEPSDEIILDEDDFAEYDKQIIKYLKDRGLLPLRMDNKNIGIIARLLGFAFGDGSIVKENGDRERLYVAFYGKRETLIKIREDLEKLGIKASRIYSRKREVEIRNAYGDEYTSLCEDNSIKITSKAFALFMHKLGMPIGKKTEQIYKIPEWIKKAPKWVKRNFLAGLFGADGSRAVFKNYTPLPINLTMSKSEELKENILEFLNEIKLLLAEFDIESMIYEIKSLDGRVSYRLAIVGEESIKNFLGRINYEYSGEKKVIGLLAYEYLRRKDIAKEIRKKCIKRAKELYKKGVTVSEMLKMDEFRNEFISKRLIERAVYENLDEDDVRISTKFPKFEEFIEKYGVIGGFVIDKIKEIEEISYDSKLYDVGIVSKEHNFIANSIVVHNCGVRLIRTNLTKEEVQSKIKELIKTLFKNVPSGLGSKGILKFSKSVMDDVLEEGVRWAVKEGYGWKEDLEFIEEHGCLKDADASYVSDKAKERGRVQLGSLGSGNHFLEVQYVEKVFDEEAAEIYGIEENQVVVLVHTGSRGLGHQICTDYLRIMEKAAKNYGIKLPDRQLACAPFESEEGQSYFKAMCCGANYAWANRQMITHWVRESFEEVFKIHAEDLEMNIVYDVAHNIAKKEEHIIDGRKVKVIVHRKGATRAFPPKHEAIPKEYWSVGQPVIIPGDMGTASYLMRGTEIAMKETFGSTAHGAGRKLSRAKALKLWKGKEIQRRLAEMGIVAMSDSKAVMAEEAPEAYKSVDLVADTCHKAGISLKVARMRPLGVIKG, from the coding sequence ATGAAAGATGTATTAAAAAGGGTCTCCGATGTAGTATGGGAATTACCTAAGGATTACAAAGATTGCATGAGAGTTCCTGGAAGAATCTACTTAAACGAAATCCTATTAGATGAGTTAGAACCAGAGGTTTTAGAACAAATAGCGAACGTTGCATGCTTGCCTGGGATTTATAAGTATTCTATAGCTATGCCTGATGTGCATTACGGTTATGGGTTCGCGATTGGCGGGGTAGCGGCTTTTGACCAAAGAGAAGGAGTTATAAGCCCTGGAGGGGTTGGTTTTGATATCAACTGCCTTACATCAAACTCAAAAATATTAACGGATGATGGATATTACATAAAATTGGAAAAACTAAAAGAAAAATTGGATTTACATATTAAGATTTATAATACAGAGGAGGGAGAAAAGAGTTCAAACATATTGTTTGTCTCTGAAAGATATGCAGATGAGAAGATAATAAGGATAAAAACAGAATCTGGAAGAGTTTTAGAGGGAAGTAAAGACCATCCAGTTTTAACATTAAACGGTTATGTACCAATGGGCATGTTAAAAGAAGGGGATGATGTAATAGTTTATCCTTATGAAGGGGTTGAATATGAAGAACCGTCTGATGAGATAATATTAGATGAGGATGATTTTGCAGAGTATGATAAACAGATTATCAAATATCTAAAAGATAGAGGGTTATTACCACTTAGAATGGACAACAAAAATATTGGTATTATTGCAAGATTGTTAGGTTTTGCATTTGGAGATGGAAGTATAGTTAAAGAGAATGGGGATAGAGAGAGGTTGTATGTGGCATTTTATGGAAAGAGAGAGACGCTTATTAAAATTAGAGAAGATTTAGAGAAATTAGGAATAAAAGCTTCAAGAATATATTCAAGGAAGAGGGAAGTTGAGATAAGAAATGCCTACGGAGATGAATATACAAGCTTGTGTGAAGACAACTCTATAAAAATAACTTCAAAGGCATTTGCATTGTTCATGCATAAATTGGGAATGCCAATTGGTAAAAAGACAGAGCAGATATACAAAATCCCAGAGTGGATAAAGAAAGCTCCAAAATGGGTAAAGAGAAACTTCTTAGCTGGATTGTTTGGAGCTGATGGAAGTAGGGCAGTGTTTAAAAACTACACACCATTACCAATAAACTTAACGATGTCAAAGAGTGAAGAGCTAAAAGAAAATATCTTAGAGTTTTTAAATGAAATTAAGCTATTATTGGCTGAGTTTGACATTGAAAGTATGATTTATGAGATAAAATCTTTAGATGGTAGAGTTTCATACAGACTGGCAATTGTTGGGGAAGAGAGCATAAAGAACTTCTTAGGAAGAATAAACTATGAATATTCAGGGGAGAAAAAAGTTATTGGATTGTTGGCTTATGAATACTTAAGAAGGAAGGATATTGCAAAAGAAATTAGAAAAAAATGTATTAAAAGAGCAAAAGAACTTTATAAAAAAGGAGTAACAGTCTCAGAAATGTTAAAGATGGATGAATTTAGAAATGAGTTTATAAGCAAAAGATTAATTGAGAGGGCAGTATATGAAAACTTGGATGAAGATGATGTAAGAATTTCAACAAAATTCCCAAAGTTTGAGGAATTTATTGAAAAATATGGGGTTATTGGAGGATTTGTAATAGACAAGATAAAGGAGATTGAAGAAATTTCTTATGATTCAAAATTGTATGATGTTGGAATAGTAAGCAAAGAACACAACTTCATAGCAAATAGCATAGTTGTCCATAACTGTGGAGTTAGGCTTATAAGAACAAATTTAACAAAAGAAGAAGTTCAATCAAAGATAAAAGAGCTTATAAAAACCTTATTCAAAAATGTCCCTTCTGGTTTGGGAAGTAAGGGAATTTTAAAATTCAGCAAAAGTGTTATGGATGATGTATTAGAGGAAGGAGTTAGATGGGCTGTTAAAGAGGGTTATGGATGGAAGGAAGATTTAGAGTTTATTGAAGAACATGGCTGTTTAAAAGATGCAGATGCTTCCTATGTCTCAGATAAAGCAAAAGAGAGAGGAAGAGTTCAATTAGGAAGTTTAGGAAGTGGAAACCACTTCTTAGAAGTGCAGTATGTTGAAAAGGTATTTGATGAGGAAGCTGCTGAAATATATGGAATAGAGGAAAATCAAGTTGTTGTTTTAGTGCACACCGGTTCAAGAGGTTTAGGGCATCAAATCTGTACTGATTATTTAAGAATTATGGAAAAAGCAGCCAAAAACTATGGAATAAAACTTCCAGATAGACAGTTGGCATGTGCTCCATTTGAATCAGAAGAAGGGCAGAGTTACTTTAAAGCAATGTGCTGTGGAGCAAACTATGCATGGGCAAATAGACAGATGATTACTCACTGGGTTAGAGAGAGCTTTGAAGAAGTATTTAAAATACATGCTGAGGATTTAGAGATGAATATTGTCTATGATGTAGCCCACAACATAGCTAAGAAAGAAGAACACATAATAGATGGAAGGAAGGTAAAAGTTATAGTGCATAGAAAAGGAGCTACAAGGGCATTCCCACCAAAGCATGAGGCAATTCCAAAAGAATATTGGAGTGTTGGACAGCCGGTTATTATTCCTGGAGATATGGGAACCGCCTCTTACTTAATGAGAGGGACAGAGATTGCTATGAAAGAGACGTTTGGTTCAACGGCACATGGAGCCGGTAGAAAGCTAAGTAGGGCTAAGGCATTAAAGTTGTGGAAGGGTAAAGAGATACAAAGAAGATTGGCAGAGATGGGAATCGTTGCCATGAGTGATTCAAAGGCAGTTATGGCAGAGGAAGCACCAGAGGCATATAAGAGTGTTGATTTAGTCGCAGATACATGTCATAAAGCTGGAATATCATTAAAAGTAGCAAGAATGAGACCATTAGGAGTTATTAAAGGATAA
- a CDS encoding outer membrane lipoprotein-sorting protein: MNYKYLILSLFLIVGVFFAGCTQQMNADEIAKKMQEKYEAMKSMEADVLITTNIMGQTETMQYKYAFEKPNKFYMENDDVLIVCDGKTYYMYDKKKNQYTKMEIKGELNNMFNPDYGKFIKSMLEKFNVSYLGEKTYDGRKCYVLELISKENPEEKMKMYVDEEYWQPLKIEMDGVTIEYKNVKFNVDVPDDRFKFVPPEGAKLMSSGAMTTSKNIDEVQKDVSFKILVPKYTAGLELQNAMATKQNANNEESETVILTYGENGELAIIESKDNKPLTIPENGSNLITLKNGVKALISDSGDVKMLMFEYNGIKVIIAGKLDKNELIKIANSMIE; encoded by the coding sequence ATGAACTACAAATATCTAATACTTTCTTTATTTTTAATAGTTGGCGTTTTCTTTGCTGGATGCACACAGCAGATGAATGCAGATGAGATAGCAAAGAAGATGCAGGAGAAGTATGAGGCAATGAAGTCAATGGAGGCAGATGTTTTAATTACAACGAACATAATGGGGCAGACAGAGACGATGCAATACAAATATGCATTTGAAAAGCCAAATAAGTTTTATATGGAAAATGATGATGTTTTAATTGTCTGTGATGGGAAAACTTACTATATGTATGATAAAAAGAAAAATCAATACACAAAGATGGAGATTAAAGGAGAATTAAATAATATGTTTAACCCTGACTACGGAAAGTTTATAAAATCAATGCTTGAGAAATTTAATGTTTCATACCTTGGAGAAAAAACTTATGATGGAAGAAAATGTTATGTTTTAGAGCTAATTTCTAAAGAAAACCCTGAAGAAAAGATGAAGATGTATGTTGATGAAGAGTATTGGCAACCTCTGAAGATAGAGATGGATGGCGTAACAATAGAATATAAGAACGTTAAATTTAATGTGGATGTTCCAGATGATAGATTTAAGTTTGTTCCTCCAGAAGGAGCTAAATTGATGAGTTCTGGAGCAATGACAACATCAAAAAATATAGATGAAGTTCAAAAGGATGTTAGCTTTAAAATCTTAGTTCCAAAATACACTGCTGGGCTTGAATTGCAGAATGCAATGGCTACAAAACAAAATGCCAATAATGAAGAATCAGAGACAGTAATTTTAACTTATGGAGAAAATGGGGAGTTGGCAATTATTGAAAGTAAGGACAACAAACCCTTAACGATTCCTGAAAATGGTAGCAATTTAATAACATTAAAAAATGGAGTTAAAGCATTAATTTCAGACAGTGGAGATGTAAAAATGTTAATGTTTGAATACAATGGAATAAAAGTAATAATAGCTGGAAAATTGGATAAAAATGAGCTTATAAAAATAGCAAACTCAATGATTGAATAA
- a CDS encoding GmrSD restriction endonuclease domain-containing protein, whose product MELSHDTKNLLDLVKKAYEGEVALPDFQRNFVWTRQDIEELIKSLLENMFIGTFLIQEINPENPPFGTIYIRGAEELNPNITLRKPRILVLDGQQRLTSLFYAIYSPNFPLKNTTKPYAFFIDLNKLVEDDIDNSVFSLSKDCRQYKALLNEDNSFDIEKLKEKRFFPLTFLSNSNKFYKIWYKHFSEIFPEEVFNYMHNILEYKVPTLILGLSYNDKPEQVVVLFERINKTGIKLSPYDLLVARFYKFIKLREKWAEAFENNIRIKNFAGDVEDTKVPYMFIQALALSKGMSIKSRDLIKIDNSILNDESWNRVVDIAENKVFQRIFDISEYGIADIKKWNPYTPTITMMLAFFLKHDIPDMDKVNKWYWSSVFSERYSGSTESKMMKDFKEVSQWIENNNKIPEVVENLKIEIQYGAYSLKKVKSSGSSKYKGVFNLIFKNKPMDFYKPDNIAYYKLEDHHIFPKGFLRNKGISNEYIDSVLNKTPILDETNKKISKKSPSKYVKEMIEIQKNKGLSEDEAVNKVKEILKGHFINEEMFEILRNTDDSLSKDEIEENFNRFIELREKLILEKILELIS is encoded by the coding sequence ATGGAGTTGAGTCATGATACAAAGAACCTTTTAGATTTAGTAAAAAAAGCATACGAAGGGGAAGTAGCACTCCCTGATTTTCAGAGAAATTTTGTCTGGACAAGACAAGATATAGAAGAACTAATTAAATCTCTTTTGGAAAATATGTTTATAGGAACTTTTTTAATCCAAGAAATAAATCCTGAAAATCCACCATTTGGGACAATCTACATTAGGGGGGCAGAGGAATTAAATCCTAATATAACATTAAGAAAACCAAGAATTTTGGTTCTTGATGGTCAGCAAAGACTAACGTCATTATTTTATGCAATATATAGCCCAAATTTTCCATTAAAAAATACTACAAAACCTTATGCGTTTTTTATAGATTTAAACAAATTAGTTGAAGATGATATTGATAATTCTGTTTTTAGCCTGTCTAAAGATTGTAGACAATATAAAGCTTTATTAAATGAAGATAATTCTTTCGATATAGAAAAATTAAAAGAAAAAAGATTTTTCCCATTAACATTTTTATCAAATTCAAATAAATTTTATAAGATATGGTATAAGCATTTTAGTGAAATTTTTCCTGAAGAAGTATTTAATTATATGCATAACATATTGGAATATAAAGTTCCTACACTAATTTTAGGATTATCTTACAATGATAAACCCGAACAAGTTGTAGTGTTATTCGAAAGAATAAACAAAACTGGTATAAAATTATCGCCTTACGATTTATTGGTTGCAAGATTTTATAAATTTATAAAATTAAGGGAAAAGTGGGCAGAAGCGTTTGAAAATAACATTCGCATTAAAAATTTTGCAGGTGATGTTGAGGATACAAAAGTGCCTTATATGTTTATTCAGGCATTAGCTTTAAGTAAAGGAATGAGCATCAAGTCAAGAGATTTAATTAAAATTGATAACTCCATTTTAAATGATGAATCATGGAATAGAGTTGTAGATATTGCTGAAAATAAAGTATTTCAAAGAATTTTTGATATTAGCGAATATGGAATTGCAGATATTAAAAAATGGAATCCATATACACCAACAATAACGATGATGTTGGCATTCTTTTTAAAACATGATATTCCAGATATGGACAAAGTTAATAAATGGTATTGGAGTTCAGTATTTTCTGAGAGATACTCGGGTTCTACAGAATCCAAGATGATGAAAGATTTTAAAGAAGTTTCACAATGGATTGAGAACAATAACAAAATTCCAGAAGTCGTTGAAAACTTAAAGATTGAAATACAATATGGAGCATACAGTTTAAAGAAAGTTAAAAGTTCTGGAAGTTCAAAATATAAGGGAGTATTTAATTTGATATTTAAAAATAAACCAATGGATTTCTATAAGCCTGATAATATTGCCTACTATAAGCTTGAAGACCATCATATATTTCCTAAAGGATTTTTAAGAAATAAAGGCATATCCAATGAATATATAGATTCAGTTTTAAATAAAACACCCATTCTTGATGAAACCAATAAGAAAATCTCAAAAAAATCACCATCCAAATATGTCAAAGAAATGATAGAAATTCAGAAAAATAAAGGATTATCCGAAGATGAAGCAGTAAATAAAGTTAAAGAAATTCTAAAAGGGCATTTTATAAATGAAGAAATGTTTGAAATTCTAAGAAATACCGATGATTCATTATCAAAAGATGAAATTGAAGAGAACTTTAATAGATTTATAGAGCTTAGAGAAAAATTAATCTTAGAGAAAATATTGGAATTAATATCTTAA
- a CDS encoding UPF0146 family protein has protein sequence MNVKIIVEFIKKFAEENNCKKIAEIGIGFKFDVARELSKYFDLIAIDINEKAIEKAKLLGLNAYKDDLFNPNISLYKNIDLIYSIRPPRDLQPYILDLSKKVNANLIIRPLLNEMPIKELKLKNYKGEVFYIKEKQI, from the coding sequence ATGAATGTTAAGATAATAGTTGAGTTTATAAAAAAGTTCGCAGAAGAAAATAACTGTAAAAAAATAGCTGAGATTGGAATTGGATTTAAATTTGATGTTGCAAGAGAATTAAGTAAATATTTCGATTTGATAGCCATAGATATTAATGAAAAAGCTATTGAAAAAGCTAAATTGTTGGGATTAAATGCTTATAAAGATGATTTATTTAATCCAAATATAAGTTTATATAAAAATATTGATTTAATATATTCCATAAGACCTCCAAGAGATTTACAGCCGTATATTTTAGATTTATCAAAAAAAGTTAATGCAAATTTAATTATAAGACCTCTTTTGAATGAGATGCCAATAAAAGAGCTAAAACTAAAAAACTACAAAGGAGAAGTGTTTTATATAAAAGAAAAACAAATTTAA
- the mfnC gene encoding (5-formylfuran-3-yl)methyl phosphate transaminase, which yields MLSKRLLNFESFEVMDILALAQKLESEGKKVIHLEIGEPDFNTPKPIVDEGIKSLKEGKTHYTDSRGILELREKISELYKDKYKADIIPDNIIITGGSSLGLFFALSSIIDDGDEVLIQNPCYPCYKNFIRFLGAKPVFCDFTVESLEEALSDKTKAIIINSPSNPLGEVIDREIYEFAYENIPYIISDEIYNGLVYEGKCYSAIEFDENLEKTILINGFSKLYAMTGWRIGYVISNDEIIEAILKLQQNLFISAPTISQYAALKAFEKETEREINSMIKEFDRRRRLVLKYVKDFGWEVNNPIGAYYVFPNIGEDGREFAYKLLKEKFVALTPGIGFGSKGKNYIRISYANSYENIKEGLERIKEFLNK from the coding sequence ATGCTATCAAAAAGGCTCTTAAATTTTGAATCATTTGAAGTTATGGATATTTTAGCATTAGCACAAAAATTAGAGAGTGAAGGGAAGAAAGTTATACACTTAGAGATAGGAGAGCCAGATTTTAACACACCAAAACCTATTGTTGATGAAGGAATTAAATCTTTAAAAGAAGGAAAAACACACTATACCGACAGTAGAGGTATTTTAGAGTTAAGAGAGAAAATTAGTGAGCTATATAAAGATAAATACAAGGCAGATATAATCCCAGATAACATAATCATTACTGGAGGGAGTTCTTTAGGGCTGTTTTTTGCTCTATCTTCAATAATAGATGATGGAGATGAGGTTTTAATTCAAAATCCATGCTATCCATGCTATAAGAATTTTATCAGATTCTTAGGAGCTAAGCCAGTGTTTTGTGATTTTACAGTTGAGAGCTTAGAGGAAGCTTTATCTGATAAAACAAAGGCTATAATTATAAACTCTCCTTCAAACCCATTGGGAGAAGTTATAGATAGAGAGATTTATGAATTTGCCTATGAAAACATCCCTTATATAATCTCTGATGAAATCTACAATGGCTTAGTTTATGAAGGGAAATGCTATTCAGCAATTGAATTTGATGAAAATTTGGAAAAAACCATTTTAATTAATGGATTCTCTAAGTTGTATGCAATGACTGGGTGGAGAATAGGTTATGTTATATCTAACGATGAGATTATTGAAGCAATTTTAAAATTACAGCAGAATTTATTTATCTCTGCTCCAACCATATCTCAATATGCGGCATTAAAGGCGTTTGAGAAAGAAACTGAAAGAGAAATAAACAGCATGATAAAAGAATTTGATAGAAGGAGGAGATTAGTTTTAAAATACGTTAAAGATTTTGGATGGGAGGTTAATAATCCAATTGGAGCTTACTATGTATTTCCAAACATTGGAGAAGATGGAAGAGAGTTTGCCTATAAATTATTGAAGGAGAAATTTGTTGCTCTAACTCCAGGAATAGGCTTTGGTAGTAAAGGGAAAAACTATATAAGGATTAGCTATGCCAACTCCTATGAAAACATTAAAGAGGGTTTAGAGAGAATTAAGGAATTTTTAAACAAATAG
- a CDS encoding ATP-binding protein, with product MIIAVSGKGGVGKTAFTTLLIKALSKKTNSILVVDADPDSNLPETLGVEVEKTVGDIREELKKLVERDEIPAGMTKLDYLRSKIFEILVETKYYDLLVMGRPEGSGCYCSVNNWLRQIIDNLAKDYEFVVIDTEAGLEHLSRRTTQNVDVMIVITDASKRGLGTAKRIKKLANELEVKFKDIYVVANKVKPEYEELIDNYAKELGLNLIGKLPYNKEIAEYDLKGIPLWNLPENNEVYKKVEEIAEKIINKKF from the coding sequence ATGATTATTGCTGTGAGTGGAAAAGGTGGAGTTGGAAAGACAGCATTTACAACATTATTAATTAAGGCATTATCTAAGAAAACAAACAGTATTTTGGTTGTTGATGCAGACCCAGACTCAAATCTACCAGAAACTTTGGGAGTTGAAGTAGAAAAAACTGTTGGAGATATTAGGGAAGAGCTAAAAAAGTTAGTTGAGAGGGATGAAATTCCAGCAGGAATGACGAAATTAGATTATTTAAGGAGTAAGATTTTTGAAATTTTGGTTGAGACAAAATATTATGATTTATTGGTTATGGGAAGGCCTGAAGGTAGTGGATGTTACTGCAGTGTAAATAACTGGCTTAGGCAGATTATAGATAACTTAGCTAAGGATTATGAGTTTGTTGTTATAGACACTGAGGCTGGCTTAGAGCATCTCAGCAGAAGAACAACCCAAAATGTTGATGTGATGATTGTTATAACTGATGCATCAAAGAGAGGTTTAGGGACTGCAAAGAGAATTAAAAAATTAGCTAATGAGTTGGAGGTTAAGTTTAAAGACATCTATGTTGTTGCAAATAAGGTTAAACCAGAGTATGAAGAGCTAATTGATAACTATGCAAAAGAGCTTGGTTTGAATTTAATTGGGAAGCTTCCTTATAATAAGGAAATAGCTGAGTATGATTTAAAAGGCATTCCTTTATGGAATCTTCCAGAAAATAATGAAGTTTATAAAAAAGTTGAGGAAATTGCTGAGAAGATAATTAATAAAAAATTTTAA